Part of the Falco naumanni isolate bFalNau1 chromosome 3, bFalNau1.pat, whole genome shotgun sequence genome is shown below.
GGTGGGTAGGACGCAAAGGTATCTGCTCTACAGCTGCATAGTGGGTGATGGGCTGGCATGAGGCAGCTCAGGCACAGAGAGAGGTCCCTGCACAGGCTGTCACCTCATGCAAGGAGGGTGCAGAAAGTCCCCCAAAAAGCTGCTCATTTGGGCACCTGCCAGCACCTGCCACTATCAGCTGAAGACCACCAGCACAATAAATGTTCTGTCGTGCCATCACCTCCAGCTCCCTTAGGCTGGGACACTGACATCTCTGCCCCATCTCTGATGTCCCTCTGGCTGGGACAAGTGGCCCTCCCAGGgcacctccctcctcccctgcagtTAGGGGTGGCCAGGTGGTATTCAGCCAACACTGTAGCACATCTTTCCCCTAACATCCTACATATTTCCTGGAAACCCATCTTAGCAAAAACAAACtgtgcacagctctgcacactCCTGGCAAAGACACGAAgacccctgggacccccccagcacAGACCCTAGAGCTATTTTGGCAGATGAGTGTGGGTTATCCCAGGCTCCACACTATCCCAACACCCTGCCAAAGCCTGACCCCTCTCCCGGGGCACGGACAGCCCAGCAATCTGCCCCCGCTCCGAACACACCAGCTCTCCCCCTACAAGTCTGCAGCTGCCAGTCTCACCTATCAATACTTCTTTCCTCTCCAGGATGTTTTTCTGAGGGAGCTGAGCAGCCGAGTTACCAGAGTCTATCGTGTTGTCGATCATCCCTGGCTCTGCATTCTTGCCCAGCGCACGTCCCGATGGCGGTGTCACAACAGCCATCACCTCATTACCAAGCTCGGGACGAGTCGTCTCTTCCTCCTCCCGGATCTCAAAGTCCCCGCTGGGGCCGCTGCTGACTGGGACCTCCAGCTCGTTGTCAAGGACTGTCGTCACCTCCCCTGGCTCCATCTGGGAGAAAGGACAAGATGGAGCAGGGGACAAGGACCAAAGAGTGGttcctgcctccagcagctctgaTGTGTCCAGAGGAAGGACATTACAGTACCAGTGATAGGCCCTCTCAGCAGCGAATATGGGGGATCATGTTGGACTGTCCCTTCCCTGTGCCACTGAAGTGGACGGTTATAATGCAAGCAAGCAACACAACCTCATATCGTGATGGTCACCAAAAGGCTGAGGCCACCGTGGCCGAGCTGGACCATTtttccctgtccccaccccagGTGCCCTCGAGATGTACAAACTCCCACCTGTTCTCTGTAGCTTCCCCTAAAGAAAGCCCCACATCCCAGCCCCTCCTCTGGGCTCTGTGTAAACTGACAGCTGGCAGAAACATCTCACAGATGCTCCTCGCTAGACATGAAGTGATGCAACCGTCTGTGCTACAGCAACATAGCAAGTGTAAGGATCAGATGCTAAGGGTGAgccctgggggggggtcccttccctcctcccttcaaCCTGCTCTGATGCTTGGGGCCCTGCGGcatggggcaggagcaggaagaTGGGTCCTTCTCACCCAGGACATGGAGCCAGCCCGGCTCCCTGCTGTGGTCCCTGACTAAGCCCCCTTGGCAAAGAGGCGAACCCAGCCTGGAGAGCAAACACAGGCCAGGCAAATAAGCTGCTCCATCCCCCCCAAGCCCAATGCTGACTTGTTCGTTGCCTTCTGTATATCCCCACACCTGCAGCTACCTCAGGGCCAAATCCCCCCCCACGACcttcccccttgtcctggcaGCCTGACCTATGTGTCCACATGCTGACCTGGACCACACTGAGCATCCTCGAGCAAAACCTTCCTAGGATCCCTCCTTCACGGGGCAAACAGCTCCCTCCACCTCTGCCTTGGGATGTTACAATTTGGGATGAGCAAAGTGCTTGATGGGATGAAGCTGGGTGAGTAGGAGCCCTCTCAGTGTCACGCTGCCCCCAGCACAAGCGCGTGGCTCACTGCTTCCCACAGGCAAGTGTTTTTGTGACAGAGATTAATTGAAGGTCAGCAAGAGCCCAGAGCGCTATACATACTATATATACGCAGAAAAGAGGGACTAGTTTAGACAAATCACTCCACCTTTCACTCAAAGTAGTTTTCAAAGGGTCCCTGAGGGGCTCTGAATGAGAGATGGATCAGCGGATTAAATCCCCTGCTCAGAACACCCAACGGGCTGGAAATGCACCATCAAGCCATAATTTCAGAGCATTTGGGCCTCCCACTAACAGGCTGCAAGTTGGGAAATGGTCTGATGAGCCCAGACACCAAAGCCAGAGGAAAGCCACTCTTTCCCTGTAAGGTGGTGGtacccccagccctgctccactCCTGCCTGGGGAAGCTGCTCTGGAGCAGCTGGGCAAGGCAGAGCCAGGGAAACCAGGAACACGTGGCATAGCCCTAGGTGCCCCCATCAGCTCCACACCAGCCCCATCACCAGGCTGTGCCTATGATAACCGCCCCCCTCCCTTTAATctcccctctccagctccccaAATGTTCCactctctgcagagctgggaagagccCAACCTGGCTTGACCTCCCTCTGAGCAACTGGTTAAGGACAGATCAACCCCAAAGGTTTCCCATCACCATCACTTGGCTTCAAACATGACCCACAAGCCCTTTAGCAGGTGAGAAGGGCTCCTGCCTCCTACCTGGGGGGCTTCTGTGGGCGGCAGCGTGGTAGGACTGGATGgaaaagcagtgcttttttcTGTGAGGTCTGCAGTCCTGGAGGTGGTTGGTTTTGGCAGGGACCTGGgcttggctgtgctggtggggacAAGCCATGATGTGGCCACCTCTGTTGGCGTGCTGGTTTCGAGGGTGGAGGTGGTGGGTGTCTCCAGGGTCGTGGCCTGGGTGGTGGATGCCTTGGTGATGAAAGGGGGCAGGAATATCCAGAtggtggtgggcttggcagtggccatggtggtgctggtggtggttgTGGCCACAGTGGTAGTGGTGCTGGCCgtggtggtggttgtggtgGTAGGGGAGTCTCTGGCAGTGGTACTGGTGGTggttgctttccagctggggaTCACTGGTGCCTTTGTCATCCTGGGGATATACAAGACACTGGTTGCCTGCTCGGGGGTGGTGTCCTCAGCAGGGAAAGGTTCAAAGGGGGTTGCCACAGGCTGCACCGAGGTGatgggcagcacagctgctgtggtggggagCGTGACAGATGTGTCCGTGGTGAGGCTAACTGTTGTCTCGAGTCCCGACTCCTGCTCAAAATCTGAAAGAGGGGAAGAACAGCAAAGggtgaagctgctgctgccccagcatTTCTGAGGGCTGACACGCACCTGGCCTCAC
Proteins encoded:
- the SDC3 gene encoding syndecan-3 → MPGEVPPPAPRGLRSLAVLLPLLLLLNARAALAQRWRNENYERPVDLEGSGDDDPFGDDELDDVYSGSGSGYFEQESGLETTVSLTTDTSVTLPTTAAVLPITSVQPVATPFEPFPAEDTTPEQATSVLYIPRMTKAPVIPSWKATTTSTTARDSPTTTTTTTASTTTTVATTTTSTTMATAKPTTIWIFLPPFITKASTTQATTLETPTTSTLETSTPTEVATSWLVPTSTAKPRSLPKPTTSRTADLTEKSTAFPSSPTTLPPTEAPQMEPGEVTTVLDNELEVPVSSGPSGDFEIREEEETTRPELGNEVMAVVTPPSGRALGKNAEPGMIDNTIDSGNSAAQLPQKNILERKEVLIAVIVGGVVGALFAAFLVMLLIYRMKKKDEGSYTLEEPKQANVTYQKPDKQEEFYA